One stretch of Acropora muricata isolate sample 2 chromosome 12, ASM3666990v1, whole genome shotgun sequence DNA includes these proteins:
- the LOC136893391 gene encoding uncharacterized protein: METYRIYEWCYYMKISGRLPDELTYRPECCGRVDMTDDNDEIASGEDIIGTTGVCIVRRDKGQAHSLTLGELAELMAFYGSKYPKFARLEAMYEAEKRRARIARTLSAFPPMCSWQPESHHLSLEEAQMLQGGDACVNKYHLVHIASKGASWVLRAEELEAEKREGTYTKSSFVSLEVAGAPHHPLEEYNTSSSIPLLANAMTLLLSTFMEDPSKMQGACCGMFQPQLLLEEVLLKSASSPNHLSRHLILTNFGS; encoded by the exons ATGGAAACATATCGT ATTTATGAGTGGTGCTATTACATGAAAATATCTGGGAGGTTGCCTGATGAGCTCACATATCGTCCTGAATGTTGTGGAAGAG TTGACATGACCGATGATAATGATGAGATTGCATCTGGAGAAGACATCATTGGAACCACTGGTGTGTGCATTGTCAGAAGAGACAAAGGGCAAGCCCACTCTTTGACCCTTGGTGAACTGGCAGAATTAATGGCATTTTACGGATCTAAGTACCCCAAGTTTGCTCGCTTGGAAGCAATGTATGAAGCCGAAAAACGCCGCGCCAGAATTGCCAGGACGTTGTCTGCTTTTCCACCCATGTGTTCGTGGCAACCAGAATCCCACCACCTGTCCCTTGAAGAAGCACAAATGTTGCAAGGGGGTGATGCTTGTGTGAACAAGTATCACCTTGTTCATATTGCAAGCAAGGGAGCTTCCTGGGTATTGAGAGCAGAAGAGCTAGAGGCTGAGAAGAGGGAAGGAACATACACAAAGTcatcttttgtttctttggaaGTAGCAGGAGCCCCGCACCATCCTTTGGAAGAGTACAACACTTCTTCCAGCATTCCTTTGCTGGCCAATGCCATGACTTTGCTGTTGTCAACCTTTATGGAAGACCCCAGCAAGATGCAAGGAGCATGCTGTGGTATGTTCCAACCACAGCTGTTGCTGGAAGAAGTGTTGTTGAAATCAGCAAGCTCTCCAAACCACTTGTCACGGCACCTGATACTGACAAACTTTGGTTcctga